GTGCTTGCCCCAAGCTTGAGCTTGTGCTTGAATTAGGTGGGAAGATTGTGCTTGTGGTTGGTGACAGATTGGTTCATCAGTCCTATGCTGGCATACTGGCCAGTTTACTTAATTTTGTCTTTCCATAtttgtgtcaattttttcttaattatagaATTTTCTCATTAAGTCTAGATTCTCCTATGGGTGCATAAACAACAGAGCATATCAATGAAAATTTAGGAGGTTAAGCAAAGCTCAATTCAAATTCAAGCTAAGCTCAAGAGCCATATAAACTTGATTGAATCAAGGCAACAAACTAGGTGCCAACTCGTTCTGGTTGCAGCCATAGTGGAAATTTATTGCAGGTCACTTTTTAAGAGGTGCAATAAGTGTTGCCCTGTCATATGTCTATTATTGTTGAGATAATTGCTTTCTATGCAAATCTTGCAGGTACCGAACATTTTAGGTGTCAATTTGTCTGATGTAGATCTTTTGGAATTTCTTCAGCAGGTATTGCATGGCACTCCACCACTTACTGGaacatttccttttattttggttatcctttgttcttttccttcttcagaCCATATTTGTTGTCTTTCTAACTCCAGTTTTTTGTGCAATCTGTAGCTTGCTGATACGGATGGATCATCAACAATGCCACCATCAGTCCTCCGTGTCCTTAATATGAAAGCATGCAGAGGTACATGCTCTATAGCATTACCAACATGAAAGTCAGGAACAATGGTTTATCGAATAGCATTACTATGATTCTAGCTTTTATCATGTGGGAGTAAGTTGTTATGCATTATATGAATAGTTACCTAAACAAAATACTCCCATACTAACTCGTTTTAGTAAGTGATATGAGTCTCTCTTACTTTAGAGATACATCTGAGACTTCTTGTCCCTCTCATTTCACCTCCTTTCAAGTTTCTGCATGTTAGCCAGTTTCCagtccttttcttttcatgggATAGAAGAACCTGGTGTAGCACTAGTATAATGATGAAAATCTTCATCTTATGTCAAGAAATCCTTACTTTTGTTGTACTCCGTATTAAGGTGCAATTATGTTTGGGGACTCTTTGTTACCTTCGGAATGCTCCCTCATTGTGGAAGAGCTAACGCAGACCTCACTTTGTTTCCAGGTGAGTGAATAATATTTAGAAACATTTTGAGTTGATTGGGCAAATTGATTTCGtttgtatgagagagagagagagagagagagagagagagtattgaTCAGCTGTCCACTTTAGTAACTGTGAAAAGTTGGTTATGCAGTGTGCTCATGGACGACCAACAACTATCCCCATTGTCAACTTGGAGGCCTTGCACAAGCAGACAGCTAAGCTCGGATCTTTGGGTGATAACCCAAACAAGTTGTGGCACGGTTTACATCGACAAGAACTTAGTATTGATCGTGCGGCACAGCGGTTAGGTTCTGCTAGAGCTTAGAGTTGAGGAGACGCCAAAGGTATTCCCAGAACCATTAAATTGTAATAGGCACACGTTCATCGTTACTCATTCTTTGTCATATGGTGTATATTTTCGTTTGTCAACAATTTGGTACGCGTTGGGATCCTGAATTCATGCATCGAGGGATTACGATAGCACGTTGTTTGCTTATTAAGATTCATTTGTACGTAataaatcacaatttttttagATAATCTTGTAATACATTGTGTATGTCTTGTGTCCAATTAAGGGAATCGTAGGGTAACCGGGAATGTTAACGTAGACTATGGTTATTTAATGGACATTaaatgttaattttaatttttgctaATGAAGGCAAGAAATCGTTACAACCATGAATTCAGCCACCTATTTCATAGAATATAAGGCTATTGAGAAAGCTATGAaggtatgagagagagagagagagagagagagagagagattccaaACAAGTGGTAATCACTAAATAGTGTTTAAAAAACTAGATGTTCCAAACGGTGGTTCATTTGATCATATAGATACTGCGTTAAAAATAGGATGTTATGAGAAACACGTCGAGACGTAGCATTTCTTACCCAAAATAAGTCATCACAGCTCGTGTGGACCATCACCGGTAAAGTGGCGTGACAAAGGTGAGTCACGGGTAATGCATGTACACACACGAGAAACGATCGATTCAATCATTTGGAGTTTTCATGTGTGGAATCTACCTTGGCTTCACCCCCCGGGCCACCCCATCCATCTCTTGTGGaagcataaaacatgatttcaaGCGTCCAGAAGATGGTGAAGCAAAGAGTTGTAAAAGCATGCGAAATTAGACAATGTGCAGCAGTTGCACTACACTGCGCTGCTGTGGTTGAATCTACCAGCAGCTTCGGCATCAGGACAATACGAGCACGCTCTCACTATCGTTGTGGTCAGCCTTTACACAGACCCGCTTCAATCCAGGCACCCAGACCCCCAAAATTTCTAGCAATGCACGGTTCATGAGTCCATTTATCACGAACAGCTTGAAGTATGGGAGCCAAGGAGTTGGAGAAGCATGAGAAATTCGACTGGACCTGCTATGGTTTCAATACCAACTGATAAACTTCATCTTGTAGTCGTAAAGCTAAAATGTCATGAGGTGGTTGAGATGCGGATTTGGGGTAAAGGTTATTGCAAACTCCATCAAAGAAAACAATGACTGTAGATACGTGACATACCATAGACGAACAATTGATTGCCACTCATTCTTTAAGCAGAATAATAGCTTGCAAGTTCCTTTAAAATAACCCGCCAGAAATTGAAAATGTTTCTTATAAAACAAAGTGTGATAGCCTGCACTGAATACAAAACCTATGCCAGCAGAATTAGCAGGAGAGAGTACCCCAGTTGCAAAAAGATTTGGAAAATCGGTAACAAATACCACCCTCAATGCATGAGTATCATGCTGCAAGAAGAATAGACACATTTCAGTAGAAATCTGGCTGCATATTGCCCATCAACCATTAGTTGCAAGGCTTCTCAAACGCACAATGAAAACATAGAACcaaaatgaaattaagaaaCAGAGGACATAAGCTTTTAATCTCAATGGTAAAGATACTCATTAGAATTAACTAAAGAAGCCTGCGCATTGATTTCAAAGAACCGTTAGCACCATGGTTCATACTCCTTAATAGAATGTCTGCATGGTTGTCACAATCATGCCAGCTTATTGCTAAAAGGTTTCTTTCTGacaaaatagattataaaaaagagaaatgatgcTCTTAAGAAGGGGGATCGCaacagtattttttttatttaatgattaaggaagtgttttttaatactgttgtgaattttttcttttaaaaacatatttaaaagtgttaaaaaaatgcatgaaaaaaaagaagaagaagaagaagcactgTCGGGATCCCCATTGTGTGGCTGTAGAGCCACTCTATAAAAAATATAGCAAGCTGTGATAATACAATAGTCGAAATCACATAAACTAAGACCAGACAATTTAGAAGTTAGGGACCTACTCTTTGCCAGAAAAAAGGCAATCAGAAGAACTAATTTGGGCTCAATCAGAAGTTCAGAATCATAGTCCAGTAAGAGGTAATTCAGTTAGCTACTTATCAAAGAAAGAGGTAATTCACTTAGCTGACAACATCTTAATCCACTAAAAGTCATCCAAATTCcctaattttaaaatacaatgTTTTTAAGAATACAAAGCAATGATAAATCTGAAGAGCATAAAATACCAAACCATTTCAAAAATCATAATggcctaaaaattattttcatggtGCAGTCACTGCTTACAGTATCAAACCACGCATTGGTAACGAAATTTAAGAGCTAACAGAAAATGATAGGTGGAGTGTAACCCTAGTATGGATGCATCCATGAGGATAATTGCACATATTAGTCATCCAAAGGAATATCTTCTGCTATGGCCTTTAGAAAGTTTCATAACTATTTCCACAGCAGTTTAGATAAGGCAATGTCTTTGAACACTGAGACACACAGGGATTACAAGATCCTGCTCAAAACCTGAGACACAACTAAGCAAGTAtgtttctgcacatggaagCATTAACTATAGGCAACTTTCTGTTACACATCTTCCCTTCTTTTCATTTGAGACTCCTCGTATGCTCAATAACCAACCAACCCTCAGATGAGACCCAATAATCCATCATATTAGATTTGCAACATATAATGGGACAAATAAGTGGCCAAGTTTTATAATTATGTCAACAACTGCACAGGGAGAAGGGAGGAAATTAAAGTCTTCAAAGATAAAGAATAGCTCTTCAATCCCGCTTCAGTTTTATACATGTATAAAGACTCACGTTTGAATAAccaaatgaacaaaatgaaaaaacaaaggtCTGAACTTCAGTCTGCATTTCTTTTGAAGGGTATAGTAGATTTTGTGAAGTTACCTCTTTTTTTGCTTCAAATTTGTTTCTTCATCCATGGATATCAACAGATTTAAACCCTTATTCATTTCTGGCAGAAATGAAGACAAATGTGAGAACGATGCCAGTCCCAGCAAGTAAATTAAATAGGATTCACCATCTTGCATGACTATTGCCTAATGGTAAGAATTCTGCCCTTAGTCCTTGGGTGTTGCAACATATTGTTGTTACCAATATTGAGACAGAGAAACAAGCAAGCAACAATGCTCAGAGGCCACTGCTGGAAGAAATGCTGCCTGATCTAGGAGCACTGATGGGTCCATTAGTCGTTTTGCTTATGATTCCTTTTCCAAAGTACTCAGCAATCACCGAAAACCCATCCTTTGAACTCTTCACTTGCTGGAAGAATTGATCCTGGTCTTTAGAATTCTGCTCCAAGCTTCTCTTTGTTTCCAGGACAGATCTATATTCAGGAGCACATTCAGGACATTCTTTTTCATTATCACCAAGGCAGCGCTGGTGGAATGAGTGCATACACATAAAGTGTACAGCAGGGAGATCAAGTGTGAAAGTGCAAGCAGTACACTTGCTAAGCTGAAATATTCTGGCATTTGTCCTGAGATCTTGAACTTCTTTTCTCATTGCCAATGTGTCTTCCTGCAAGTTGAATAActcatttaataattttgtcTTCTCAATAAATAAGAATTAGGATGGTAATTGAATATTTCAGAGTTCTTCTATCATACATCAACAAAATTCTTCTCACACCCCGGACAAGTATGGGGAAGGGTGGGCAAGGAGGGACAACATTTTATTTTGTACATTATCAACCTGAAATAATTATGTCATAGAATAGTGATTTTATGGTGACAATTAAGAGTATAAATATGCATGgtcaaaaagaaaactaaaggcATGCTATAAATGATCAAGTTTCTGTTGATCGCAACTGGTTACTATATGACAATGCATATGTAACATAGCAAAGCCTCGCACTTGCTAGGACAACTATAACTGAAGAACTATACTCAAGAATATATCATTAAACCAGTAAATACATGAAGATTAAGCTAGTTGTCTGGTTTGGATAGGGTACTAACATCCTGCAGCTGTTAGAGCTCTTAGAACTTTTTCCATGCTTTAACTTGTCTACACTCAGGTGTCATTGAAGGGCTTTACAAATTAGTATAGTTACGCACTTCAAGACCTTATTAATCACAGAGAATCTTGAAaactaaaaactgaaaaaaaaaaattgagcatCCATCCAGAGGTATAGGAATCTTAAGAAAAGATCCTTGACTTCTGCCACTGAGTTCTTACAATTTCCACTTTCAGAGGTGAAACTTCCACCGATCAAGAAAACTCCAGACTTTCAAGGTCTTGTTGCCTTGCTTATCAGTAGAACAATACCCAATGCCAAGACTAgaaccaaaaaatattaatgcCGACATACCAATCTCTTAAAAATGCAACGGGGATTTGTTGTGACATTAAGTATACGTAAATTTCTAATCCAGCTTTTTTCGGACTATATTTaagaagaattcaaaatatACCACAACAAGACCTTCTGGAGAAGCATTCTAAGGTGGAATCTTAATCAAAGCCATAAACATATCCATGACCTCCTATTCTAGTTCCTTTATTTATGTTTCCACTTCAGGTTTTAAGGAGATTTAATACCTGTTTCCATGCCATTCTCTTTTGGTGATACCTTCCATGTATTGCATATTTTAATAAATCTCTATTTATcacaggaaaaaaatatatcaacacACCATAACTTGAAGTGGGTCTGATAATAGTCATAGTTTCAATACATAAACTTTGGAAAGCTGCAATAAGCAAGCACCAACCTGATACTTCTCAATAGCTCGCCGGTCCTCTTCGATCAGCTTTGATTCCTGTTCAAGCTTTCGAGCAATATAATCCTTGATGACAGAGAGTGTGAGGCATGGATTTCTGGACAGCATTTGAAGAACAATAATAGGAGGCAAGATGTCATCCCTTTCGATATAGGTCAAAACTTCCTTCACTTCTTTGGAGCAATCTTCTCCAAGTTCACCAAAATACTTCAGCAGATCTGCCCAAAGAGAAGGGTCCCCTCCTTTACCTGAATCCCCAAGTCTTTTGCAGCAACCAATCAATCCCTCATGATCATGTGCCTGCATATAGCAAGCAATCACCTCTTTAAAGAGTTTCAtcttttcatataaatacaGCAGCCCTTCATTGAATACATTCATTTCACACAGAATAATAGCCAAATCAACATCatatagtggatgttcaagctCAGATGGCCAAGCACTTTTAAGCAAGCGTAGACCCTTGTCCCGCCTTTCCGGACAGTCCTTTTCCTTGGCTGAGTCTTTGCGATCAGCAACATATTTCCCATTGGACTCAGCTCTTGACATCCCAGTTACTCCAAGATTAAGATCCTCAATATAGTTTGCTTGTAAGGTTGATGGAAAGTTCATGTCATTGGACAAATACAACTCCAAGAGTGTGTTGTGGATTTCAACTTGAGCAGGTGAGTCTTTCACCTTATCGGTATATCTTTCAAGAAAATCCATAAGAGACTGCGGGTGATGTATGAAAATGTTGAGAAAATCAACAGGAGATGGCAACATAGATAAGTATGCATCACTTGAGGCTCCTTGGTTAACTGATTCTTTATCCTCTGTGCAAAGCCTCATGAGTATCTCAATTGTCTCCACTGGCTTGTGCTTTATGAGAATCTTACCATACTCCTTCACTGTCACCCCTGCTTGACTTGGTTCAAGGCTTGAGATATATTGCAAGGCTTCGTCATATCTACCAAGATCTTCGAGTAAGATTTTTAAGTACAATTCATGCCTCCCTGCCTTCTTAGCGACATACATTGCATGCTCATGATAATTGGCAGCACGGCAAACCCTTATTGCAGTTTCCACATCAAACTTATGTTCCCCGACACCATCCtcacttttaataaatatatttagctTTTCCACATCTTTCAATTTCGTGTAACAATTCAAGAGAAGAGTTGTGTGATCTTTAGAAGCAAGCCCCTTCTCATGTAATTTCTCCAAGTAGTTGGTAAGGTTGTAGATTCTTTGTGCATCTAAAAACTTCTGTATGACATACGAAGGTTCAAGATGACCAATAGTGTGGATATACTGGGCCATAGCCTCATCATAGTCttgtttaatatataaatggtCCCCGTACTTTCTTAGCACCTCTGCAGTTGCAGCAGCATCAGCCTGTTGACTTTGAACAAGATTTATGGCTACTGTATATAGGTTTTTTTTAAACAGCATATCTAACTTGCTTTCCATATCTTTCTCCCCAATACACAAAGCTGATTTGTCAGACATTATGAGGATTATGTTACCCCATTCACAAAGCATGTGAGTAACTTCTTTAACCCCTATACTATGGGCAATCAAACGGTTCTTCAGGTCATAAACATTGAATgtattcttgccatttcttTGGTCTGCAATAACGCATAAAAGGTATCCACGAAACCATCCCAGAA
This genomic window from Carya illinoinensis cultivar Pawnee chromosome 7, C.illinoinensisPawnee_v1, whole genome shotgun sequence contains:
- the LOC122315910 gene encoding vacuolar protein-sorting-associated protein 11 homolog; the encoded protein is MYQWRKFDFFEEKNAGKSNRVPEEVSARIGCCSSGRGKVVIGCDDGTVSLLDRGLNFNYAFQAFSSSVLFLQQLKQRNFLVSVGEDEQISLQQSAICLKVFDLDKMQPEGSSTTIPDCIGILRIFTNQFPEAKITSFLVLEEAPPILLIAIGLDNGCIYCIKGDIGRERISRFKLQVDNLSGKSQSSITGLGFRVDGQALQLFAVTPASVSLFSLQDQPPRRQTLDQIGSSVNSVTMSDRLELIIGRPEAVYFYEIDGRGPCWAFEGEKKFLGWFRGYLLCVIADQRNGKNTFNVYDLKNRLIAHSIGVKEVTHMLCEWGNIILIMSDKSALCIGEKDMESKLDMLFKKNLYTVAINLVQSQQADAAATAEVLRKYGDHLYIKQDYDEAMAQYIHTIGHLEPSYVIQKFLDAQRIYNLTNYLEKLHEKGLASKDHTTLLLNCYTKLKDVEKLNIFIKSEDGVGEHKFDVETAIRVCRAANYHEHAMYVAKKAGRHELYLKILLEDLGRYDEALQYISSLEPSQAGVTVKEYGKILIKHKPVETIEILMRLCTEDKESVNQGASSDAYLSMLPSPVDFLNIFIHHPQSLMDFLERYTDKVKDSPAQVEIHNTLLELYLSNDMNFPSTLQANYIEDLNLGVTGMSRAESNGKYVADRKDSAKEKDCPERRDKGLRLLKSAWPSELEHPLYDVDLAIILCEMNVFNEGLLYLYEKMKLFKEVIACYMQAHDHEGLIGCCKRLGDSGKGGDPSLWADLLKYFGELGEDCSKEVKEVLTYIERDDILPPIIVLQMLSRNPCLTLSVIKDYIARKLEQESKLIEEDRRAIEKYQEDTLAMRKEVQDLRTNARIFQLSKCTACTFTLDLPAVHFMCMHSFHQRCLGDNEKECPECAPEYRSVLETKRSLEQNSKDQDQFFQQVKSSKDGFSVIAEYFGKGIISKTTNGPISAPRSGSISSSSGL